ATCAAAAGGTGATGGAGTGGGTGAGGATGGACCCCGGGAGCGAGGTGGAGGGTGGAGTCGTGAGCACAAGGAGTTGGAGGAGATCAGGGAAGCTGCAAGTCGGTTTAATGTGAAGAGGAGCTGggagagaatggagagagagcgCAGAATTAACTTAGGAATTTGCTAGGGTTGATGTGATGTTTTATATCTGAAGTGTAGGGACTCCATTGAAATTTCAAGTCTCCCTGGGTTTGTAAATCAGATCGATTGGTCTTTCAGAAATCTACCTAGGTTTGTTCAGCAGCAATAGTCAATGCATTCCTACACAGCGTGTGGATACTCAAGTTGCCATGATTCCGGGTGCAAGTAAATTCTAGTCACGTACTCGACTTCCACCAGATAAATTACTCCAACTTATTCTATTCTTTTCAAGCAATTTGTTCAAGTCGAGGACGAGGCATGGAGAACCAAGCTCAACCAAGGAGCTTGCTTGGAAATCAATCTCGATTGAGTTTGAACCAAGTGTAGATCATTGATATTGAATTATCAACTTATGTTAACATTCTTCTAAAATGTTATTATTGTTTCTTTAGTGAGCCTCGAAGTTAAAAGAAATGTCTTGCGTTAACGCAGAGATTATTTCACTTAGCTAAAGCAAAATCATTGTGCcagtaattatttttcataaggAGGCACTCGATTAGCCACAGTGCATAACAAGGAAAGCTGaaatttaaaccaaaaaaagaagagaaaaaacaaagaatctgTGATCCAGTGGGCTTATACAGAACAAGCAGATCTGACCCATTTCAACTTAAACCGGCTCAAAAAGGCCCAGCCACGAGACTGGCGCTCTTACCTTTCATCGGCGCGTCCGCCGATGGCGGTGGCTCTTCAAGCTTCCTCTTCTCTGaccatctcctcctccactCTCTCCTTCCACATGCAGCCACGAGATAAGCTCACATGGCGTTCACATGGCGTCTTCGCATTTTCACGTCAAGCCCATCTTCGTAAGAAAACCCAGAAGCTCTCCGAGCCGGGCGAGGGCAACATCTCCTCAGAAGCACGTGTGCCCCTGTCCAATCCCCGAATTCGCAGCATCTGTATGTACTATCATCGTCAACCTCTCCCAGTCGTGGTCGAGTCGTGCGTCTGAATTTCgcatttcttttttcgttttctgaCCTGATGACGAGTCGTGTGCGTGGTCTGTGAACGTGGTGCGTTCACCGAGGAGACGCGCATGTCGAGGTTGAGCTCAGGGAGAAGCTGTCCAAGGACATTGACACGTTTGGGGAGGATGTTGATTCAGTCGTACAAGTGTGCACCCAGGTAAAACAATGTTTCTCGTTCTTGTTCTTATGTCTTTGGTTGAGTAAAATCATCGTTATTCTCACTTTTGCTGTGATTGGTTTTATATTCTCGCTGACACAAGAAGCACCCGAACattctctttgcttttcttttggaaaactTGCGCCTAGAACGACTGTACCTTTGTAAGCCGGCTCTGGTGAGGATATGCGATGAGCATCACTTGCTCGGGAGGATGCATGATTGAAGTCTGAAGGTACAACACTTCGGGCGAAAAGTTCTCATGGATCGGCATTTGTTACCCTGTCCAGGGAATTCATTGGATACTATAGACTCATGGTTAATGTGGCTGACAAAAGATTCATGCCCTAGTTGGCATAGCGCATACTTTTGTAGGGTCGGTTGAGggctaagggtgcgtttggttcggctttgaaAAAAAGCCATTGGAAAAATGTAAGAACTTTAGGTTTTTATAAAATGCATATAGTATTTGGTAAATGTAATTTAAAACATATTGGAAAATTTTTTTGACTTAAATGTCATTTGGAAAAAGCTGTACTTTGTAAATGattttgactattttttttctttttttctttgctttaaaaaaaataatctcaaaCATTTCTAGTGATAGTTGGGCCCACGGCAAGTGCCGGTGAATTAGATTTGGCTTAGGCCAACTGTTGGTGATTCAGATGTGGCTGTCAATAGATGTGCTTGAGGTCTCGCAGTCGCCTAGGTTGCATGACCCTTGGGTAGTAATTGTCTCGATCGCGCAACCCCAAGTAGCAATTGCTGACCTCCATCCAGCTATTCTGTGCAAATCACGGGGAAGATGGACATTGCAAGAGTAGAATAaaaacatttattaaatttaagacttgtattttaaaaatgcagtattccaaaaaaatctttgaaCCTGTCTTGAGTTAAAGGCTTTTAGAGATGCAAATTGCATAATTTTGCCAAACGCCATTTACATTTGATCAAGGCTAATCCCGATGTACCTTTTTAGTTAATCAATGTTaatgtcttttcaattttaataatcTATACCTTTTTGTATCtttaaatttcttcttcttcttcatcgtccCAAAGTGCTTCGACAAAGCCAAACTGAATGCATTCTAAGCGCTCTTGAAAGATGATTGGCTTGATCTGTTATTGTTTATATGAATCTTGAGCAATATTTACCCATCAAACTCACTCTAGGAGGATGGAATGAACACCTAGAGCATGACAAATGAGTGACGTGATCCCAGTAGATCTTCGTGTTCTTATTTCTCCATGTGGAATTTGTGTGATTTCATTTGTACGTAGTAATcttgcatatatatatgtatgtgcgCGTTAGGAGAAACACGAGGTCCCACGATCACGGGATAGTGGCTATGTTGGAGAAACGCACTCAGATTTTTACTCCTGctgccttttgtttttttttcccttttttaaacgAGGCAaatgtgatttgtttttctcTGTGTGTTACTATGTCGATCTTTTTACAAGACAAGGGCGAGGGCCCGTTGATTCTTTTTCATTCGGGTTATCCTGCTGAAAATTCTCATGGAATGCATTGCACAATCACGCAGCGGATGCGATTAGGAGTAAAAATCGATAATTTACTCTAGAACCGAGTTTTCATTTCCAGCGGGGCTCTTTGGAGCTTCACCGATCGAGCTAGTTGAGGCCATCTTGTTCATCTCAAGGCAACTTGATTGGAAGAACGATGACGATGCTCTACCTCTTAAAATCCATGAAACATGTCATTTGTCATGTGAAGGTCGTCGTGTTCGAATTGGAAAGTGCTCGATAATTGAGgcctgaaaaaggaaatatgacCCGACATCGAGTTTACCACTATTCCGCAGACATACCCATCAAATTGTCGTTGCTTTTGTTAACATGCCAGGGCCAGCGCTTGCGAACTTTTTCGTATTTCCATCCGTTGCTTTATGCAGAAGATTCTAATTTTCATAAGAACTTTGAACTTCAGATTCACAGGATTGTTGACTTCAATTGCAGTGTCTTCGAGCTCAGATATTCAGCGAATTTCTTCATGAAGATTATGGAGGACCCGGGACATTACGAGTGGATGCTTTTACAGATATGCTAGTCGCCCTTAAGGCAAACGATCTGCCTGGAGCTGCTCTCGCTGCGCGAGCATCGCTACTGTGGTCAGGACTGGGAAATTTGGAACGCGAGACGATCGAGCTGAATTGTCTAATTTTATGCTGTCTCAAATGTTGTAAATGCACTATGAATGTGAATAATGATTGAAGTATAGAGTATTCAAGAATTTCATCGAACCATATTTGATTGGTAGTGCTTATCACTGTACAGAGGGCTGGTAACAACTAATAAGGCGAAGTTTCGAAATGGCAGCTCCAGGTTCGACAGTAATTAGTAATTCTTGGCAAACCCCTTAAGACAAACTTTGGCACATGATATTTATCTTCACAATAACTTGGCGCATGTAAACTTCAGCAGCGGTCAGCTCCCCGCCTCGGAAATGCTCTGAAGAGACGGGCGCCATAGTTTCGACTTCGCCAAGGCGGAGTTTGCCAGCCTGTTATTCTGGTGTTTTTGGCTCTGATGTTTCCGCAACCGACCATCCTGCAAGTCAAAAGGAAGATTCAGATTGCAGCGTCCACAGCGAatcaaatttgtcacatgtactTAAGGTTTTCGTTCTCTAATTTCAATCTACAGTAAGCACTTGTGACGAAAGATCATGAATTACACATGACTTGGCCGGCGATCGTGAAGAGTACGAGACTTGGACAAGTCTGATATATTTCCTCCATAGCTGCTTGTAAGGATTCAAGTTAAAATGATTCTCTTACTTAGAAGGAAAAGGTTGCGATGGACCACAAAGTGATGCAATACAGGCTGTTAAAACATTGGAAAGATGCTGACATATCTTGGAAAAGTTGAGGACTCAATAATGGAACGAGAAGCCTTAGTTTCTCAGTGACAGATACCTGGTTGGTCTTTTGTGGGTCAGAGCtccctgctcctcctcctcctcctgtctGACAACTTGTGTCCCTAGGTGCTGATACCCCCACCTCGGATTCTGATTCCTCAACTTTCTCCGGCTGTTGTTGCTGCTTCTTCATCTTTGCGTACTTCTTGGATCTCAGGACTTTGATCACCTCTAAAACCAAGAAGAATTCATGAAAATTTAGCAGCTGTTCTTGCATTGAGCTTTTCGTGAAGTTACCGGAAGCAGATGAGGAGAACAAAATGGACACATCGTTCCGATGTCCTCGGACGGTGAGCTTGTGTTTTCATAAAAGCTTTTAAGCAACGGGAGTAAGAGAGATGTTGATGATACCTTGCGAAGTAATAAGCCGATAGGCATGACCGAGAGCGAGAGTTTCGCTTGGCCGGAGAAGCTTCACGCGGGTGAATCGCACGGCCTTCGGGTCGCCTTTATCTTCCTCAAACGTCGGTGACGGGAGCGGGATTATCAGGGAGACGTAGTGGCCGGGGTTGTTCCTCATGACCTCGCTCGCCATCACGGGCCAATACAGCCTCTCTATCCTCCCATCAGGATGCTGTATCACTAGAGCTGCAGCATCTATAGCCTGGCAAttccccattctctctctctctcaagaagaagaagagcgagaaagtgaagatggataagaaggaagaagaggggaaGGAGGGTTAAGAAAGCAACAAGAGTCTCTTATCTCTATGCACTTGCACAACCCACCATTTGTCATTCCACCATCCCTTATTTCCAAAAATgctgtaaaaaaataaaaataaaatggaaattttgaggttttcttttttcttttttacataaGGAAGGCCGTCCTCCCACAATTCCCAACTGACAACTTTGGCCTGCGAGGGTCAAGTTTTAATCAAGCTGACAATAAAGCGGCACGTCATATAAAAACTTTATACTATATACAACGGGCGTCAAGATTAACGTTAGAGCTTATCACAATAAGATAATATATTTGTacaacaattaaataaaaaaatttggggaaGAAAACTATATTATAAAAATGGTTAGCGGCACCGGCCTTGGAAGCCGGTGAGAGCGCCATATGGCGTGATGTCAGGATATGCAAAGTTGGACGGGTGTGCCTGGAGGTGTCGACAGGGTCAAGATTTGCATTTTAGGGCATGATTAGCtcttgatttaaatttcaagttcgattaaagaaatataaatataaaaagatatatAAGAGTTACGCTAaataacaaaagagaaaaaaaaaaccatgcgTGGGAATGAGCATCAGATTCCTTTGGAAGGACAACAACAGGCTAACATCCTATCTATCtaggtcaattttcttttcaaaaagaaacaaaaggctttatttggttttttgtttagATGGGTTTACGGTAGTTATGAGGATAATCCAGTCTTAAGGTtagaaaccaaaaaagaagaagaagcagataTGTGCTTATAATTAGTTAATTCTCGACATACTTGTTCTTTGGATGTTGTCTATGGATTTTGTATAATTTGCTGAAGAATTATGATCtgacttgaaatttttatatttctaggcACATCTTGATCGGCATATGTATAGCGACCACGAATCGGTATTAGGTGCGATGATGTAAACAAAAGTAAAGAAGTTCGAGGTCAACTATAATTGATCCGGTGGGATGCAACATGCTCCGCAAATTATACACAAATAATTTGTGGACGACATCATTATGTTCGGCTGATATTTATTACAATCCACGAGTCCCTTTCCTTCTTATCTTTTTTAGCATTGTGTCTTTTGATCTAATCAAATCAAGTGATTTAAACAATGAGCGATCCGTCTCTCTGAATGAGCTGAACCTAGCTAGTTTGGTTAACTCTCAACCTTTTGTCTGCGTGCGTCTTCTGATTGATGAGACTTctttgagccaaaaaaaatgCCCCACTTATTTCAGCGAAAATGCGTCCACTAATTCCTTCTCCTAACTTAATGGTCAGGCAGTTTCTGGGTCAACTTTCGCATATCTCATGAATTTAACGATAAAAACAAAGCGATGTGTCTACACGTCCTTGTTCAGAGTATGATGTGTGAAGAATAGCCATATGGCTATCATggatgaaaattatgaaatagagGCTCCCAATTTGTTCGGGCCGGCTACCGGCAAATTACCAAAATGATACAGACAGGGCAAATAAATcttgaaatgttgaaaaatcCTGGTGGGTTGATTACGAGAGAACGCGTATCTTAATCGAATAACTAATTCACTAAGAGAGAGTAATCTTGGGGAGGATCTTTGACTCCTGTAAATCAGGCTGATCATCCTAAATTATTAGCTGAATCCAAGCGTTTGAAATGGCGCCAATGATTCACGTGGACCAATATATATGTGCGATAAGCGTTACTTAATTCTAGGCCATGTGAGGTGCCGGTATATATGGCTCCAGCATTAAATGGACGAATGGACGGCGTTGAATCTTTCAAACTTATACCACGACCAGTGTAGGGGACTACCGCCACTAGTATTTTAATCAATTTGAGCATGTTAAGGGCCATCATGGGAGGACTTAATATCTTATACATTTGGTATGTACACCCTCCTCTCGTATGATTGCGGATCACATGTGAGTAAAATTACATTACATGTGAAAGGAAGGGAGTATATACTAGGAGTTTCTGATGATCTCTTGATGTCTAGAGAGAGTTAGATAGTCAAGTTCTAAGTGCTCTTTGTAAGACCTTTTCCAAAACAAAAGGTTTCATACCAACTGAGACTAATTCTGCTTATACATTACTAATTCGATTTTGACTTGCGTCTTATCTGATTCATGATATTGGTAGGGTATTTCATGGATCTAAGGTTTCACTTGATTTTGACGTGCATTTCATCTTGAGTTGAGCAATGGCCCCAACTCCAATTGGCATGTAGGACTACTACTTTATTCAGAATGCTAAATGAAAGGCTTTTAATACCTAGCAACAGGACCAAGCCAGTGGGGAGTGGGACATATTGTTTTCCCTTCTAATTGAGCAGAATTGACTCGCTAGTTGCTTTCTCTACATTCCCTTCCACACACCCAGCATTTAAACTACAACTGATTTGAAGGGTCTTTTAGAACGTCTGAAGCTGAAGTGATGAAGAATAACTTAAATGCAGGCCTCAGGATCCTACAAATCTAAGTAGGATAGAGAAATGGTCGCAGCTGTCCATAGACATCGTATTTTATTCCAAAGGACCACCTTAATTTGGAATCAAGCTAATAAACACTTCGAAAGAGATCAAGAGCTTAGATACGATGAGGACTATCTGATCCCATAATTTGCAGCTACATTGTTCTGCAAAGAGAACCCTAGCTCTGCTAGAGTAGATGCATAGAGCATTTCTCTCGTTGGCTTTTCCAAATATTCATAGGCAATGTTTAAACTTTTACGGGATCCATTATTACCCCGCATTTAAGTAATGtgagttattattatttttttcacttttaagGCTTTAAGATAAATACAAATAATCGATTTTCTCAAATATATTTGTTGAGCTTATCCCAAGTTTTGATATCATGGATTTCATTTTATCCTCTAATCCATATCCAATTCCTCTATAGAAAGGTTCGAGCATAAAAAACACATAAAGATGGTGGTAGAACCAAGGAAAGAATCAATTCTATGGCGTGAATGTGATTGATCTGACTGGTGTATCCTATTCTTGTGTGATTGAGTGCTGCTAAAAAGGTTATTTAATTACCGATAATGCACCATTATCCAATGCTTTCCAGCTAGATTAAAGACCAGAAAATTTTTGATGCTGATTTTAACTCAAAATTAATAGTTCAGAATATATCTGATGTAAAAGATAATCTTTTCCAAGATACATGATCAGGTAACAAGAATGATACCTACAGAGCATAAAAGTTGTACAATTCATATTATCCTAAGCGTAAATTTGAGCTGATGATA
The nucleotide sequence above comes from Eucalyptus grandis isolate ANBG69807.140 chromosome 2, ASM1654582v1, whole genome shotgun sequence. Encoded proteins:
- the LOC104433559 gene encoding uncharacterized protein LOC104433559; the encoded protein is MGNCQAIDAAALVIQHPDGRIERLYWPVMASEVMRNNPGHYVSLIIPLPSPTFEEDKGDPKAVRFTRVKLLRPSETLALGHAYRLITSQEVIKVLRSKKYAKMKKQQQQPEKVEESESEVGVSAPRDTSCQTGGGGGAGSSDPQKTNQDGRLRKHQSQKHQNNRLANSALAKSKLWRPSLQSISEAGS